Proteins from a single region of Desulfobacter postgatei 2ac9:
- a CDS encoding DUF4911 domain-containing protein, whose product MQSVLKEYMVDKTKIGFIRFIFEAYEGIAVVTTLEAGTGHIRLAMPPDRQEEVNMVTQALKKDFYFEPR is encoded by the coding sequence ATGCAATCTGTTTTAAAAGAATATATGGTGGATAAGACAAAAATCGGATTTATCCGATTTATTTTTGAAGCCTATGAAGGAATAGCCGTTGTCACAACATTGGAGGCCGGAACCGGCCATATCCGGCTTGCCATGCCTCCGGACCGGCAGGAGGAGGTAAATATGGTCACGCAAGCGTTGAAAAAGGACTTTTATTTTGAGCCAAGATA